The genomic window TGCCAGAACTCGTCTTCGAACGTTGCAAGCCGCTCTCGCGACGCTCGGGTCTCGACCGCTGTCCGCCAAGGAAGTGCGAAGCACGAGGCGGATAGTCCCCGATAGGCGTAGCGCGCGGGCGTATGGCCGTAGTGGCGCAGGGGATGTAATTCCCGAAGCCGGCGAAGGCCATATGCAAAGCGCATCGCGAAACGCCGTCAAGCCATTTGCGGGAGTTGAGACGGAGGGCTTCCCAACGAGGAAGTCCGCAGTCGCAACGCACGCAGGGCGAATCGGGGCCTGACAAGTTGTCAAGGAGCGAGTCGATTTTGGTTGACTGGGACGTCCCAAAATCATTCACGAGCGACGAAGACACTCTAGTTGTTACAGGGCGAGTTTGCAAAGAAGCAAAAGACCCGAACAGATATGCCGTTGTTCGAAGGAGTGGTTGATCAGAGCGATGAAGACATTTTTGACGATGTTCCCGATTTTCATAGGCAGGTCAAAGCACGCCTGCTCAAGCTGGGTCACACGTCACAGCTCATCCGGGAGACAACACTCGCGCCTGACCAATTCGTGAATAGGGCTGGTTATCCGCTTCGGCCCCTCCAGGATGCCGCAAGCGTTGCATGGAACATTGCTACCGGCCTCTATTACAAAACGCAGCCGGAGCCGCCTTGGAAATTGGCGAATGTGAGGCCGGGTGTTTGTTATATCGGGCTCGTGTTCAAACTGATTCCAAACGATCCGAAGGAGCATGCCTGTTGCGCAGCCCAGATGTTCTTGAATGAAGGTGATGCGGTCGTCTTTCGCGGCGCCAATGGTCCTTGGAAAACCGGAGACTATGAGTTCCATCTCAAAAAGCCAGAAGCCAAGAGGCTGATCTCCAAAGTACTCGACACGTTCAAGGACAAGCACGGGACGCTGCCAAAAGAGCTTTTCATTCACGGGCGAACGACCTTTGAGGACGGGGAATGGCAGGCATTTACGGAGGCGGCCCCCCAAGGCACCAATGTCATTGGTGTACGGATCAAGACGACGGCCGGGGACACGAAGCTTTTTCGGAACGGGGACTATCCGGTACTGCGCGGAACGGCCCTTATCCTTGATGAGAGGAACGCTTACCTCTGGACGAACGGCTTCGTCCCTCGTCTTGATACTTATATCGGACCGGAAACGCCAAATCCTTTGTTGATTACGATCCTGCGCAGTACCAGAGAATTCCCAAGTATCAAGACTGTGCTTCAGGACATCATGGGGCTGACGAAGATTAACTACAACGCGTGTAATTACAGCGATGGCCTTCCTGTCACTATCCGGTTTGCCAATAAAGTTGGAGATGTCCTGACAATGGGCTCTGCAAAGGATTCCGAGAGGCAACCGCTCAAGTTTTACGTCTAATGCGTTTCGTCAGACCTTTTGCCTATCAGAGACGACGAACTGATTCACTCGAATGGAAAGACTTATACTGCGATCAAGATGTGGGGAACACGCACCGCTGAAGCCATTTGATCTGCTATTGGATAAGTTCACCAAGCGTGGAATCTCGTATCGTGAGAGTACAGCATAACAGTGTATGCAGGTCTGTCTGAACAAGGTCGGTTGCATATCCCCATCCAGGAGCAATACGCGCTGACTCAAATCCGTCAGCAGGTCCCAGATTGGAAGTCAAGGTGGTCCTGGCATGCTCAGCGCTGCCTCCCCCGATGTTTATTGAAGCCACACTGGGGGCAGGTCTCGCGCCGGCGGCCTCGGGATTGGAGCGGCAACTGGACGCCACAATCACGGCAGCGATGTCGGTGGTAAAGCCGACAGCCGTGACAAATAAGTTTTGTACAGTCCACGGGCGAGAGAAAGGACGTTCCGCAGTCCTGACAGGGTCGCTCACGCCAGGTCTCCATATTGACCAGGCGCGGCACATGCACGACGCGAGTCAGATCGAAGAGCGGTTTGCCGATCAGTCGCTCATAGGCTTCATAGGCATCGATCAGGGCGCGTGCCGCGCTGCGTCCGGTCTGTAGCAGACGATCCTGCAGTCGCCAGACTAGGGTCGCCTGCAACATGCGGCGATCATGCGCTCGGTACCAGGTATCGGTGAACGGCATCTGTCCCGGCGGCGAAGGTTCACCGTGCAACTGCCGATACAAGCGGTTGACCGTGGTCTTTTCCAGGCCGGTCAATTGCGCGACCAGTCCCGCCCGGGCGCCGAGCTGGATGAGGCGCGCGGATTCCTGGATCCGCGTGGCATAGCCACACAGCTCCGCGGTGCAAACCGCGCGATCGGCCTTGGCAAAAGGACAGAGGCTGGACAGAAACAACGCTGAATCGGTTTCAGGCTTCATGTGCTCGCCCTCCCTCTCACCGTACCGTGAACAGCGTGGCGTGTTCCATGATGGTCGCGATCTCTTCCGCGCGCCCCTCGCGCACGGCGGCGAACAGCCGCGACCACCACCAGGTCTCCTGGCGCGGAATCAATAGCGGGAGTTTGATCTGGGTGATCTGCGACAACTGGTATGGCGTCAGCTCCGCCAGCATGTGTGCCAGGTCATCGGCGAGACCCGTCAGCGTCGCGGCCAGCTGCGGATCCCGCCGGGTGAGGTCGCGGGCGTGAATCAGGTACTGCAGGTTTATCTGTGAGAAATCGTATGTCATCTTTGTATCCCCCCATGGCATTTTTCAAGCGTGCTCAAGTCTTTATCGGACGATCTGCCACCCTGTTGTAATCTCGCTGTAACATTGGCAGGGATCGTGCTGCGCCGATCGATGGCCTCGGCTACCACGCGCGCCTCGAAATAGACCCGCCGACCCAGCTGCCGCCGCGCCTCGCCCAGCGCCACCGCGAGCGGCTGGCGTCTACGCGCAATGGCCATACGCACCCCGTTAGGGCTAAGATGCAACACCTCTGCTAAGTGCTTGAATGTCAACAACGGCCCGTAGTGCGCGAGCAGGTATTGATGTGTCGCTGAGAGGGGTTCGGTCACCGCCTGTGCTCCCAAGTGCTGATTTGTGGCGCTATGTTAAGTTGCTGTTGTAAAAGAAAAAGAAGGAAAGGCGGCGGCAGAGGCGCCGCTTTCGGGGCTTTATTGGCTGGCGTATTGTGATAGGGCCTAGACGGAATTGAGGCACCGTGCTGAATCGGTGGCGCGGAGGAATACGACAAAACAATGACTTACATAGCGCAGGCAAGCTGCTCTTCAAGCTCGATTTGTCGTTGCTGGCATCCCTAGGTCCGCTGGGCTAGCGTCTGATTATGTGTGGCCGCTTCTACCTCGATACACCCCGCGAACGCCTGCGTGAGCAATTCGCTCTGAAGCAGATGCCGCTCCTGACTGCGCGTTTCAATATCGCCCCCTCGCAGGACATAGCGGCGATACGCGAAGGCGAGGTGGGTAAGCAACTGGTCATGCTGCACTGGGGCCTGATCCCCCACTGGGCCAAGGAGGAGAAGACGAAGTTCAGCATGATCAACGCGCGTGCCGAAACCGTGTCTACCAAGCTAGCCTACCGCGCGGCTTTCCGGCAGCGGCGGTGCCTGGTGCCCGCCAGCGGCTTTTTTCGAGTGGGAACGGACAGCCCGCGGTCGCCAGCCCTATGCGGTGCGGTTGAAGGATACGGATCTCTTCGCCTTTGCCGGCCTGTGGGAGTACTGGGAAGGCGAGCACGGCAAGACCATCGAATCCTGTACCATCGTCGTAACCGACGCCAACGAACTGCTGCGGCCCATCCATGACCGGATGCCGGTGATTCTGGATCAAGACAATTATGACGCCTGGTTGGGTCACGAGACCGCGGACACTGAACATCTGCTCAGTTTGCTGCGTCCCTATCCGGCCAAGCAGATGACCTTGTACCCAGTCAGTAAGCGGGTGAACAGCCCGAAAGACGATGAATCCAAATGTATCGAGCCGGTGATTCTAGACAATGCGTGAAAAGCAATCTGACTCTTTGTCAAACAAGTGATCACCGGCTTTTATCGCAGCAGCGCGGCGCCATAGTAATTCGCTCTACGGGATATAAGGACACCAAGGCCGGCGAGCGCGAAGTCCAGAAAGCACTGCGCAAGGCGATTTATGTAAAGTACAAGATCATGGATCAGGACTTGTTCGACAAGGCATTTGGGTACATCCGACAGTACTACTGATTGGATACGGCCTGGAGCAGGGTCATATTATGGAAACCAATTTGCGTCAATCACCTCTCGCAAGGATTGCTCGATAACCAGAAGGTGTCTTTATCAGCAAAACTGACGGTATCGCAATCTTCGCAGCAATCATCTCAGCCGTCTGATAATCGCGGGGTGATCCTCCTGTGTCCTGAAGGTGGCTGTGCCATGTCCCAACACAGTGTAAGACGTAGCCGGTCGGTTTGGCGTAATCTTCCACCATCTGCTTAACACCCTGCGTACCGAGTACGAACGTTGCTGCAGAGCGTTGTGAATCAGCAGGAGCGGGCAGGACATTGGTGATGACTATCGTCTTTCTGATTTCTGAGGCAGATCCCAGTATGATGCCACCCGTTTCAACTGCCTGATATTCCCCGCATTCCTCAATAATCAGCTGGTGAGCGCGTGGTGAAATCCGGATCTGCCCGGTCGAATCGTTTTCCGCCTGTACGCTGTGATACGGGGCTATATCATCGGTTGTCCAGGTCAGCCCGAGCCCATCATCATCCAGCTTGCCGATAAGCACTTGGCCGGATTCGGGTAATTGCCGCTTCCGCATTTCCAATAGCTTGCGAGCCATGGATGCGGAGAACAGAGAAATATCGGCATCGGGCATTATCATTGTTGTGGATGAACAACCCTGCCCAATTTCCTGGCGCTCCAGATCCCCATTGTTACCGAAAAAACGTTCGCGGAGTGTTTCATCTGACCGAATTATCTCGTAGGCCTCAAGGATTAGATCCGACGTGTTCGGATTCCTGTCGGGCCCTTCGATCGTCATCAGGCCCACTGAGCCCTCGGCGAATAATGACGTTTCGAGTACGCGTGCGGGCATGGTTTCCGTGGGGAGTACGGCCAGTGTGTCACGCACCGCGAGAGATGCGGTGGAATTAACCACGGCCCACGTCTTTTTGGGTATGACTTTCCACAACCGCTTCTTGTCAGCACCGAGTGAAACTGCATCGATATTTACGGCATCGGCGGATTGTCCCAGACCACTGATAGCGCCAGATAATGCACCAGCTTTCCGGTTCATCCACGAGATATCGAAACGTTCTTTGACGGGTATAAGTGCATGACGGGCGGTATTATGCGGCGACAAGGTTCGGTTATCTGCAACTATCGAGGGAGCCAGGCCGGCGCGAGCCATATGAAGGGCTATCTTCAACCCCAGGCTGCCGCAACCAAGGTGCACGAGCATACGGTCATCAGGTATGTTAATGCCCGACACATCCCGCAGGAGCTGTGGCGAGATTGCATGTCGCAATGCAACAGGATGAACAGGAAAAGTAGCATAGTCGTCAGTAAACATCGGCGCCAGCGTCTCGAGCAGGTAGGGGATGAGTTCCAGATCGCTGCTGGAACCGATTAAATGTGTCGGCCGTCTCGCGCAGAGGATGATAAGAATGGGAATGCGTTGAGTAACACCCTGAACGTTTTCAGTTATCTGATGCAAGTGGGAGAGGGTATCTTCAAGTTCTTTCCCGCATCCATATTCATAGGCCTGTTGTATCAGTGTTGATACGTTGGTAACCGTTTCTGGCACATAATGGTCGTATATAAACGGCGTGCCTGACGGCAATCTGCCTGGCGTTGCAAATATGGCGATGGAATCTCCGTATTGGAAGACCTTCGAGGACGTTGATGGAACACGTAATGCTCCGAGGTAATCCCAGTTAACCGGCACAGGATCTGATTGCACTGAACCATAGAAGGAATACCCTTTCTCGGACCTTTGTGACTCAACAGTCGGAATGTACTTGACGTACTCGACAGGGAGGAATCTGAACGCGGGGCGTTTCCCAACAAGTTGTCGCAATGAGCTGTGTTCCACAACAGCATAGTCATCAATGCTGTCACGGCGGACAGGTTCCCAGCCCTGCTCCTGATCGATCAGTTCGTCTTTTGCCGCTCGTTCCAGCCAGTAGACCAGTTGATTGACGATGGCGCCAATATCCTGTCTGTGAAGCAACTCACGCGGGTCACCTTCAAAGTAACATGGTTCAACTGGGTCCTCTGGGTTGCCCGGCTGGATATGGGGGAGGGAGCGGTTGAAATCGGTACGGAGATATATCCGTGGCGGGTTGGCCGGATAGTCTGCCGGGAACTGGAAGAAGACAGGCTCAACAAGCCGGACCCCGGTCGGGCTCTTGCCGGCAGCTCGCCATACGATGGGCAGGTTCGTCCTGATAGATGCAGAAGCCAAGCAGATGCCATCGGGGCTAATTTTGACAGGCCCGATGGCATCTACATGCGGGTGTTTGCCAATCTGGTTCAGCGCATGTTGGATTGCCCAGGGAGGCGTATTTCCAGAATTACCCGGATTAGCCATGCGGCAGGGGGTCGCCACCAACCGCGCCGTTGGAGATATGGCTGGGGCTGCGAGTGCAGCACTTTTCAGCGCCAAGCTATTCCGACCGACTTCATACTCCATGGGGGCTGGTTTTCCCTCGGAAGGGTATTCCGCAGCCGTTTCTTCGAGCATATCCCAGTGTTGATTTTGACCTTGCATGTCGTTGAAGCGGTTGCTAGCATCAATTCACTGACCGTCCGGTCGGTCAGTCTGATTAGCCTAAATCGCGCGGGCAGGGGGAAAACGAATGGCACAAGCCAGTCAGAAATCGACGCCTGTTCACACCCTGAGTGAGGGCGCACTCGCCATTCTTGGTGTGGCCAAACAGCTGTTTGCGGATAAGGGGTTTGATGCGGTTTCCATGAATGAAATCGCCCGCCAGGCGCGGGTGAGCAAGGCCAATGTGTTTCATCACTTCGGATCCAAGGAAGCGCTTTACCTTGCGGTGTTGAAAGCAGCTTGCGAAGAGACGGTTGGCAGTCTGGCCGATACACAGGCCGGCGGCCCATCCGCTGCGGTCGATAATCTCTGGAATTTTTTTGCTTCACATCTGGCGGCAATGTTGAAGAACCCGGATTCTGTGCGGCTCATTCTGCGCGAAATAGCGGAAAGTGAGGAAAGCCGGGAACAGGCGCTGGCAAGTCAGGTATTCGCCGATTACTTCACCCGCCTAGTGAGCATGGTGACTGACGGGCAGGCACAGGGACTCTTGCGCGCGGATTTCGATCCGGCATTGCTGGCGTTTTTAATGTTGGGCGCGAACGTGTTTTTCTTTGAAAACCGATCAGTAACAGCGCACCTGGCCGAGGGTGGCTTTGCCAGAACGCCGGCCCGTTACAGCAGCGCTGTGTTTGACCTTCTGTTGCGGGGTGCGTTATCCGATGTGAAGGGACAGAAAAACCAATAATGAGATTGAACCGCCGAGGATTCGCAATGAATAAAGCAACACTCACCGGACTGTTACTCTGCACCCTGTTGATGACTTCAACGTCAGGAAAAACGGAACAGCCAGAGGACAAACAGGAACCGATTGTCCGCATGGTGCCGGTCACTGTGACGGTAGCCGAGTCTCGCGATGTTGAGGTATGGGAACCCTCCGTCGGCCAGTTGGAAGCCAAGGTTGCGCCACTCATTGCCGCTGAGGTGGCCGGTCGACTGACGGCGGTCAATGTCGATGTGGGAGATCGGATTGTGCAAGGGCAGGTGCTGGCCGAGATCGACCCGGAAGCTTTTCAACTCGCGAAGGACATGGCCGAGGCTGACATCGAGCGTCTGCAGGCCCTGATCCGTGCACAACGTCTGGGTGTGCAGCGCTATCGTGCACTGGTTCAGAAAAAGTCGGCAAATCAGTCCGCGCTGGATGATGCGGAAGCACAGTTCGGTGCCTTGCAGGCCGAACTTACCGGGGCCAGGGTGCGTCTGCAACAGGCTGAGCGCGACATCAGGAAAACCAGGGTCCTGAGTCCGATTAAAGGGCGTGTCGATGATACTCAGGTTTCTGTAGGAGACTATGTAAAAGTTGCTTCGCCGTTGATGCGTATCGGCAACCTTGACTGGCTCAAGGCGCGCTTACCCTATCCCGAAACCCTGTTGTCACAATTACACGCCGGCTTGCCAGTCAGGTTGAGCAGTCCATCGGCCCCGGATGTCAGCGTCGAAACCACAATCAGTGAGGTACGCCCCTCTATCACCGTTGGCAGCCGTTCGGCCCAGATTATTGTGAATGTCGAGAATCCGGGGCCCTGGGAACCCGGTGCGAGTGTGACTGGTGCGGTGAGGGTAGCGCGGCACGAGAACGCGGTCATGGTATCCGAGGTCAGCGTCGTGCGTCGGCCCGCAGGCACCGTGGTTTACGTTATCAAGGACGGCAGGGCGGTGCAGCGGGTAGTGAGCACCGGCTTGCGGCAGGCCGGGCAGGTTGAGATTCTTGAGGGTCTTGCCGCTGGTGAGCGAGTCGTCGCGGATGGTGCGGGTTTTCTGACCGATGGCGCGCTGATTGAGGTCAAAGACGAATGACACTGCCAGAGATTTCCATCAACCGACATGTGCTGGCGTGGATGCTCAGTGCCGTGCTGGTTCTGTTCGGACTGGTCAGCTTCGATCGTATCGGCGTTGACCGTTACCCCTATATCGATTTCCCGATGATCTCGGTGACCACGACCTTGCCCGGTGCCAATCCTGAGATCATCGATGCCAGTATCACCAACCTGATCGAGACAGCGGTCAACAGTGTTCCGGGGATCGAGCACGTGCAGTCCGACTCATCGCCTGGCGCCTCGGTAGTGCGTATTACCTTCAATCTGACCAAGGACGTCGACGTGGCTTTCAACGAGGTGCAGGCCAAGGTCAACCAGGCGTTGCGGGATCTGCCCGACGATGCCGATCCGCCAGTGGTAGCCAAGGTCGAATTCGGCGCCATTCCTATCATGTGGATCACGCTGCAAGGCGACCGCACGCTTCAGCAGCTCAATCAATACACGCGTACGGTGATCAAGAAACGGCTGGAGAATATCGACGGTGTAGGCGAGGTACGTCTCGGTGGCAAGCGCGAGCGCACCATTCGTGTCAATCTCGATGTGGATCGGATGAACGCCTTTGGCGTCACTACCCAGGATCTGATTCGTGCCTTCCAGGGCGAGCACTTCCAGATGCCGGGTGGATTCCTGGTGGGTGATACCAGTGAATACCTGATCAAGCTCGATCTGGAGTTCCATCAGCCTGCGGATCTGGAACACTTGATCGTCGCTTATCGTGAGGGTGCGCCGATTCGCATCAGCGATATTGCGCAGGTGGTAGACGGTCTGGAGGACAACCGGCGGCTGGCCCGTTTCAATGACGAGACCGCCGTGGGTCTGGGTATTGTCAAGGTGACCGGCGCCAACGCGGTAGCTATTATCGAGGCGGTAGAGCAGCGCCTGAATGAAGAGATCATTCCGCAGTTGCCGCCAGGTATGAAAATCGCTATTGCCTCCAACGATGCCGATCTGATCAATGAATTGGTTTTTGCATTGGAGGAGCACCTGGTACTGGGCACATTGCTGACTGCCCTGGTCGTCTGGCTGTTCCTCAAGAGTTTGCGCGCCACCGCCATCATCGCCCTGGCCATACCGGTGTCATTGCTGGGCGCGGTGGCGGTGATGTACTTCTTTGGTTACACCTTCGATACCATGACGCTGCTGGGTTTGCTGCTGCTGATTGGTATCGTGGTGGACGATGCCATCGTGGTGTTGGAGAACATCTACCGGCATCGCGAAGAAGGTGGCCTCGATGCAAAAACCGCCGCCCTGCACGGCACCAATCAGGTGGTTTTTGCGGTCATAGCGGCCAGCTTGACCCTGGTATCCATCTTCGCGCCGGTTATTTTCATGCAGGGCGTCATCGGCAGTTTCTTCCGTTCCTTCGCGGTGGTGGTAACGTTCGGGGTGCTGGTCTCCCTGTTTGTTTCAGTTACGCTGACGCCGATGCTCTGTTCCCGTTACCTCAACGTAGCGAAGAAGCATGGCCAGCTCTATCGATTCCTCGAAGAAGGTTTTCGTGCCCTGGAACGGGCCTACCGCCGGATGCTGCACGGCGCCTTGCGTTTTCGCTGGCTGGTGGTGCTGTTAACCATCGTGGCAGTCTATCCCAGCGGTTTTTTTATGGGCGAACTCGGCAAGGGTTTTCTGCCGGAGGAAGACGAAGGACGTTTTCTGATCAGCTTCAAGACACCCCTGGGTTCCACGTTGGCGTATACCGACGGCCGTCTGGCTGAAGTTGAAAAACGACTGCGCCAGCATGAAGGGATTGCCAGCTGGTTCTCGACCATCGGCACCGGTGAAACCGGACAATCCAGCCGCGGTGAGATCTTCATCCGTCTGCAACCGCGCGAACAACGCAATCTGCACATGTACCGGATTATCGACCAGTTGCGCGATGACCTGGCGGAAATTCCCGGCATCAAGGCCTTTCCTTCCCCGATCCCACCTTTGGGCGGGCAGCGTGGCGAACCCCTGCAGTTCGTACTGCTGGGACCCGATGTCGCCAGCGTCGCTGGATGGAGCCACAAGCTGCAGCAACGGCTCAACAGCATGCCGGAATTGGGGAGCGTGGATCTCGATCTGCAACTGGAACTGCCGCAACTGACCCTGCAGATTGATCGCACCCGCGCCCAGGACATCGGTTTGTCCGCGCAGGAAATCGCGCTGGCGGTGAACGTGTTGGCTGGTGGTCTGGATGTGGCCAAGTACAACGATTTGCCCGGCGATGGCGAACGTTACGACGTGCGTCTGAAAGCCATCGAGGGCAGCTTCAAGACACCGGATGAGCTGCATCGCATCTACCTGCGCGGGCGCGACGGCAAGTTAGTACGTCTGGACACGGTGGCAAGTCTCAAGGAGGACATCGGCCCGGCCGTGGTGACCCGCTTCGACCTGAGGTATTCGGGCAATTTCTTTGCCACGCCCACCATCTCCGAGGGCGAAGCAGCCGAACTGGTCAAACAGGTTGCTATGGAGCTGCTGCCATCCGGATACGAGATCAAGATGATCGGCCGCGCGGAGGAATTCGAGAAGACCGCCAAGTACATGCTGTTTGCCTTCGTCTCCGCCATCGTACTGGTCTATATGGTGTTGGCCAGCCAGTTCGACTCATTCATCCAGCCCTTCGTCATTATGGTGGCCCAGCCGCTGGCCATCGTCGGTGGTGTAGCCGGGCTGTGGCTGGCGGACATGAGTCTCAATATATTCTCGATGATGGGGCTGGTGTTGCTGATGGGGCTGGTCGCAAAAAATTCCATCCTGTTGATCGACCTGACCAACCAGCTGCGTGCAGAGGGCAAAGAAATCAGGGAGGCGCTACTGGAGGCGTGTCCGCTACGTCTTCGCCCGGTCCTCATGACCTCGCTGACGGTTATCATCGTTATGCTACCGGCAGCACTGGGTTTCGGGGCCGGCGCCGACACCAATGGTCCATTGGCAGTGGCGGTGATCGGCGGCATGGTCAGTTCCACGCTGTTGACTTTGGTCGTAGTGCCCGCTGTCTATTCGCTGGTTGAGAATGGTTTAAAACACCTGCATGGCTGGTTGCACCGACGGGCTGTTTCAGCGACACCTTCTGAGTAGAGTAACAGGGTTGATGAAGAATAGCGGTTACTGTTATTTGTTGGCATGTTTCCTGTTTGCGCCGATGACGAATGCTTTCGCGGAAACCCTGCAGCACGCCTGGAAGGCCGCTCTGGCGGCGGATCACGGTCTCAAGGCCGTACAGGGAAACACAGCTGCCGCCGCGCAGCAGCTCCCGCTGATCGCCATGGAGAGCGGAAGCGAGGGCGATTAGTCCCCAATAGGCAACGCCGTCTGCATATTCGCAGTTATGAGCGAGAGCGAGTTACGGAGAAGATGCAGCAGCGGCTGTAGTTGCCGTAGAGGCATTGTGGTAGCCATGACGGAGTGTGACGAGCGAATTTATGAGCAATGTCATACGTAGTCGTGGCGGACGCAGGCCGGTCGGGGCAAAAAGAATTAATCGTCGCGTTGGCGAGTCGATTTTTGACAGGGAGGTCAAAAATCTTTATCGAGATAGCGACTCGCTTGACAATGAACTGCGTTACCCTGGGTAAACTAGGGGATGTCGGCAATATAAGTCAAGTACAGATATGACAAGGGATAATGGGCAACAGGTACTCATATTTAAACTATATAAAACAGTAATTTATAACAAATAATTGCGAAGCAGGTAACCTTCGAAAAACTGTAACCCATAGTGTAACTTGTA from Chromatiales bacterium includes these protein-coding regions:
- a CDS encoding flagellar transcriptional regulator FlhD codes for the protein MTYDFSQINLQYLIHARDLTRRDPQLAATLTGLADDLAHMLAELTPYQLSQITQIKLPLLIPRQETWWWSRLFAAVREGRAEEIATIMEHATLFTVR
- a CDS encoding TetR/AcrR family transcriptional regulator; translated protein: MAQASQKSTPVHTLSEGALAILGVAKQLFADKGFDAVSMNEIARQARVSKANVFHHFGSKEALYLAVLKAACEETVGSLADTQAGGPSAAVDNLWNFFASHLAAMLKNPDSVRLILREIAESEESREQALASQVFADYFTRLVSMVTDGQAQGLLRADFDPALLAFLMLGANVFFFENRSVTAHLAEGGFARTPARYSSAVFDLLLRGALSDVKGQKNQ
- a CDS encoding efflux RND transporter periplasmic adaptor subunit — protein: MNKATLTGLLLCTLLMTSTSGKTEQPEDKQEPIVRMVPVTVTVAESRDVEVWEPSVGQLEAKVAPLIAAEVAGRLTAVNVDVGDRIVQGQVLAEIDPEAFQLAKDMAEADIERLQALIRAQRLGVQRYRALVQKKSANQSALDDAEAQFGALQAELTGARVRLQQAERDIRKTRVLSPIKGRVDDTQVSVGDYVKVASPLMRIGNLDWLKARLPYPETLLSQLHAGLPVRLSSPSAPDVSVETTISEVRPSITVGSRSAQIIVNVENPGPWEPGASVTGAVRVARHENAVMVSEVSVVRRPAGTVVYVIKDGRAVQRVVSTGLRQAGQVEILEGLAAGERVVADGAGFLTDGALIEVKDE
- a CDS encoding efflux RND transporter permease subunit, giving the protein MTLPEISINRHVLAWMLSAVLVLFGLVSFDRIGVDRYPYIDFPMISVTTTLPGANPEIIDASITNLIETAVNSVPGIEHVQSDSSPGASVVRITFNLTKDVDVAFNEVQAKVNQALRDLPDDADPPVVAKVEFGAIPIMWITLQGDRTLQQLNQYTRTVIKKRLENIDGVGEVRLGGKRERTIRVNLDVDRMNAFGVTTQDLIRAFQGEHFQMPGGFLVGDTSEYLIKLDLEFHQPADLEHLIVAYREGAPIRISDIAQVVDGLEDNRRLARFNDETAVGLGIVKVTGANAVAIIEAVEQRLNEEIIPQLPPGMKIAIASNDADLINELVFALEEHLVLGTLLTALVVWLFLKSLRATAIIALAIPVSLLGAVAVMYFFGYTFDTMTLLGLLLLIGIVVDDAIVVLENIYRHREEGGLDAKTAALHGTNQVVFAVIAASLTLVSIFAPVIFMQGVIGSFFRSFAVVVTFGVLVSLFVSVTLTPMLCSRYLNVAKKHGQLYRFLEEGFRALERAYRRMLHGALRFRWLVVLLTIVAVYPSGFFMGELGKGFLPEEDEGRFLISFKTPLGSTLAYTDGRLAEVEKRLRQHEGIASWFSTIGTGETGQSSRGEIFIRLQPREQRNLHMYRIIDQLRDDLAEIPGIKAFPSPIPPLGGQRGEPLQFVLLGPDVASVAGWSHKLQQRLNSMPELGSVDLDLQLELPQLTLQIDRTRAQDIGLSAQEIALAVNVLAGGLDVAKYNDLPGDGERYDVRLKAIEGSFKTPDELHRIYLRGRDGKLVRLDTVASLKEDIGPAVVTRFDLRYSGNFFATPTISEGEAAELVKQVAMELLPSGYEIKMIGRAEEFEKTAKYMLFAFVSAIVLVYMVLASQFDSFIQPFVIMVAQPLAIVGGVAGLWLADMSLNIFSMMGLVLLMGLVAKNSILLIDLTNQLRAEGKEIREALLEACPLRLRPVLMTSLTVIIVMLPAALGFGAGADTNGPLAVAVIGGMVSSTLLTLVVVPAVYSLVENGLKHLHGWLHRRAVSATPSE